A genome region from Arthrobacter sp. V1I9 includes the following:
- a CDS encoding ParA family protein, protein MQVVSISSLKGGVGKTSVTTGLASAALAAGIRTLVVDLDPHADATTALGVQPGDQLDIGRMLKSPRRAKLTENVVGSSWTAKAHSNGSGPAVLDVAVGSAYTGIYDRPDLSRRDLRRLSSVLATAENYELVLIDCPPSLNGLTRMAWSASDKVALVAEPGLFSVAGTERTMRAIQLFRQEFAPNLSPAGIVANRVRSGSSEHSYRLAEMESMFGELLLSPRIPEQANWQQIQGAAHPVHHWPGESAKAAAALFDDLLANLMAVGSGLRSRAR, encoded by the coding sequence GTGCAAGTAGTCAGCATCAGCAGCCTCAAGGGTGGAGTCGGCAAGACTTCGGTCACCACAGGATTGGCGTCTGCAGCCCTTGCCGCAGGCATCCGCACGCTGGTGGTGGATCTTGATCCCCACGCAGACGCGACCACCGCCCTGGGCGTACAGCCCGGCGACCAGCTGGACATCGGAAGGATGCTCAAGAGCCCCCGCCGTGCCAAGCTCACGGAGAACGTTGTGGGCAGCAGTTGGACGGCGAAGGCCCACTCCAACGGCTCGGGTCCGGCGGTTCTGGATGTCGCCGTCGGCTCTGCCTACACGGGCATCTATGACCGTCCGGACCTCAGCCGCCGCGACCTGCGGCGGCTGTCCTCGGTACTGGCCACCGCGGAGAACTACGAGCTGGTCCTGATCGACTGCCCGCCATCCCTCAACGGCCTGACCCGAATGGCGTGGTCAGCGAGCGACAAGGTTGCCCTGGTTGCCGAGCCGGGACTGTTCTCCGTTGCGGGAACCGAGCGGACCATGAGGGCCATCCAGCTCTTCCGCCAGGAGTTCGCGCCCAACTTGTCGCCCGCCGGCATCGTTGCCAACCGTGTGCGGTCCGGGTCCTCCGAGCACAGCTACCGGCTGGCCGAGATGGAGTCCATGTTCGGAGAACTCCTCCTGAGTCCTCGAATCCCTGAGCAGGCAAACTGGCAGCAGATCCAGGGCGCCGCCCACCCGGTGCACCACTGGCCGGGCGAATCAGCCAAAGCGGCCGCCGCACTGTTCGATGACCTGCTGGCCAACCTGATGGCGGTAGGAAGCGGCTTGCGCAGCCGGGCACGCTAG
- a CDS encoding pyruvate carboxylase produces MFSKVLVANRGEIAIRAFRAGYELGAKTVAVFPNEDRNSIHRQKADEAYLIGEEGHPVRAYLDVAEVVRVAKESGADAIYPGYGFLSENPDLARAAKEAGITFVGPPAEVLELAGNKVAALKAARDAGVPVLKSSAPSKDLDELIAAADEIGFPIFAKAVAGGGGRGMRRVDTREALPDALQSAMREADAAFGDPTMFLEQAVLRPRHIEVQILADAEGNVMHLFERDCSIQRRHQKVIEIAPAPNLDEGIRQALYRDAVKFAKALNYVNAGTVEFLVDTVGERAGQHVFIEMNPRIQVEHTVTEEVTDVDLVQAQMRIAAGETLADLGLSQDTVRLRGAALQSRITTEDPANGFRPDVGKITGYRSAGGAGVRLDGGTVYSGAEISPHFDSMLVKLTCRGRDYPAAVARARRALAEFRIRGVSTNISFLQAVLDDADFIAGDVATNFIDERPQLLKARVSADRGTKLLTWLAEVTVNKPNGELTVHSNPAAKLPSVKDKQAAPGSRQRLLELGPEGFARALREQNAVAVTDTTFRDAHQSLLATRVRTRDLVAAGPAVTALMPELLSVEAWGGATYDVALRFLGEDPWDRLAALRQALPNVCIQMLLRGRNTVGYTPYPEEVTEAFVNEAAATGIDIFRIFDALNDVSQMAPAIRAVRATGTAVAEVALCYTGDMLDPEEKLYTLDYYLELAQKIVDAGAHILAIKDMAGLLRPAAAAKLVSALRERFDLPVHLHTHDTAGGQLATLLAAVDAGVDAVDVASASLAGTTSQPSASALVAALAHTPRDTGLSLAAVSSLEPYWEAVRRVYAPFESGLPGPTGRVYQHEIPGGQLSNLRQQAMALGLGERFEAIEDMYTAADRILGHLVKVTPSSKVVGDLALHLVGLNADPADFNENPQNYDIPDSVIGFLSGELGDPPGGWPEPFRTKALQGRSVKVRDVELSAEDSAALKSDSKTRQHTLNRLLFDGPTKDYLKSVETYGNISVLDTRDYLYGLQRGQEHEIQLEKGVRLIASLEAVSEPDEKGMRTVMCTLNGQSRPVVVRDRSVVSNVKAAEKADPAQPGHVAAPFAGAVTVTVKPGDTVNAGDTVATIEAMKMEASITTPAAGKVARLAISSVEQVQGGDLLLVIEQ; encoded by the coding sequence ATGTTTTCCAAAGTTCTGGTGGCCAACCGCGGCGAAATCGCGATCAGGGCCTTCCGCGCCGGCTACGAGCTGGGCGCTAAGACCGTTGCTGTATTTCCAAATGAGGACAGGAACTCGATCCACCGCCAGAAAGCGGACGAGGCCTATTTGATTGGCGAAGAGGGCCACCCCGTAAGGGCGTACCTGGACGTTGCGGAAGTGGTGCGGGTAGCAAAGGAGTCCGGTGCCGACGCCATTTACCCCGGATACGGTTTCCTCTCGGAAAATCCAGATCTGGCGCGCGCGGCGAAGGAAGCCGGCATTACCTTTGTTGGTCCGCCGGCTGAGGTGCTGGAACTGGCGGGCAATAAAGTTGCGGCGCTGAAGGCCGCCCGCGACGCCGGTGTTCCCGTTCTCAAGTCCAGCGCGCCCTCCAAGGACCTGGACGAGCTCATCGCGGCCGCCGATGAGATCGGTTTCCCCATTTTTGCCAAAGCCGTGGCCGGCGGCGGCGGGCGCGGCATGCGCCGGGTGGACACCCGCGAGGCGCTGCCGGATGCCCTGCAGTCTGCCATGCGTGAGGCGGACGCTGCCTTCGGCGACCCCACTATGTTCCTCGAGCAGGCCGTACTGCGGCCGCGGCACATCGAAGTGCAGATCCTGGCCGACGCCGAGGGCAACGTGATGCACCTCTTCGAGCGTGACTGCTCCATCCAGCGCCGGCACCAAAAGGTCATTGAAATCGCCCCGGCCCCCAACCTGGACGAAGGCATCCGCCAGGCCCTGTACCGCGACGCCGTTAAGTTCGCCAAGGCCCTGAACTACGTCAATGCCGGCACCGTTGAATTCCTCGTTGACACCGTGGGTGAGCGTGCCGGCCAGCATGTCTTCATCGAGATGAACCCGCGCATCCAGGTGGAGCATACGGTCACCGAGGAAGTCACCGACGTAGACCTCGTGCAGGCGCAAATGCGGATTGCCGCCGGCGAAACGCTTGCTGACCTCGGGCTCTCCCAAGACACCGTAAGGCTGCGGGGCGCCGCGCTGCAGAGCCGCATCACCACCGAGGACCCGGCCAACGGCTTCCGCCCCGACGTTGGAAAGATCACCGGCTACCGGTCCGCTGGCGGAGCAGGCGTACGGCTCGACGGCGGCACTGTCTACTCGGGTGCCGAGATCAGCCCCCACTTCGACTCCATGTTGGTGAAGCTCACCTGCCGCGGCAGGGACTACCCGGCCGCGGTCGCCCGTGCCCGCCGCGCCCTGGCCGAATTCCGTATCCGTGGTGTCTCCACGAACATCTCCTTCCTCCAGGCCGTGCTTGACGACGCCGACTTCATCGCCGGCGACGTCGCCACGAACTTCATTGACGAGCGCCCGCAGCTTCTCAAGGCACGGGTCTCCGCCGACCGCGGAACCAAGCTCCTGACCTGGCTGGCTGAAGTCACGGTCAATAAGCCGAACGGCGAGCTGACCGTGCACTCAAATCCTGCGGCTAAGCTGCCGTCCGTCAAGGACAAACAGGCAGCACCGGGCTCCCGTCAGCGGCTCCTTGAGCTGGGACCCGAGGGCTTTGCCAGGGCGCTTCGCGAACAGAACGCAGTGGCCGTCACGGACACCACGTTCCGGGACGCCCACCAGTCACTCCTGGCCACCCGCGTCCGTACCCGCGACCTCGTGGCGGCCGGCCCCGCAGTGACCGCCCTGATGCCGGAACTGCTCTCCGTTGAGGCCTGGGGTGGAGCCACGTACGACGTCGCCCTCCGGTTCCTGGGTGAAGACCCCTGGGACCGGCTCGCCGCCCTTCGCCAGGCGCTGCCGAACGTTTGCATCCAGATGCTCCTCCGCGGCCGCAACACCGTTGGCTACACGCCCTACCCTGAAGAGGTCACCGAAGCGTTCGTCAACGAGGCCGCGGCAACCGGCATCGACATCTTCCGCATCTTCGATGCCCTGAATGACGTCAGCCAGATGGCACCCGCCATCCGCGCTGTCCGGGCAACAGGCACCGCCGTCGCCGAAGTGGCACTCTGCTACACCGGGGACATGCTGGACCCCGAAGAGAAGCTCTACACGCTGGACTACTACCTGGAGCTGGCGCAGAAAATCGTGGATGCCGGAGCCCACATCCTGGCAATCAAGGATATGGCGGGCCTCCTCCGTCCCGCCGCCGCGGCCAAACTCGTCTCCGCCCTGCGGGAACGTTTCGACCTGCCGGTGCACCTGCACACGCACGACACCGCAGGCGGGCAGCTGGCCACCCTGCTGGCGGCCGTGGACGCCGGTGTTGACGCCGTGGACGTTGCCTCCGCTTCGCTGGCGGGAACCACCAGCCAGCCGTCGGCTTCCGCCCTGGTGGCAGCGCTGGCACACACCCCGCGGGACACCGGCCTCAGCCTTGCTGCAGTCAGCTCGCTGGAACCGTACTGGGAGGCCGTCCGCCGCGTCTACGCGCCGTTCGAGTCCGGACTTCCGGGCCCCACCGGGCGCGTGTACCAGCACGAGATCCCCGGCGGGCAGCTCTCGAACCTCCGCCAGCAGGCGATGGCACTGGGGCTGGGGGAGCGCTTTGAGGCGATCGAGGACATGTACACCGCCGCTGACCGCATCCTCGGCCACCTGGTCAAGGTCACCCCGTCCTCCAAGGTGGTAGGCGACCTGGCCCTGCACCTCGTGGGCCTGAACGCCGATCCGGCGGACTTCAACGAGAACCCCCAGAACTACGACATCCCGGATTCGGTCATCGGATTCCTGTCGGGCGAACTGGGTGACCCTCCGGGAGGCTGGCCCGAGCCCTTCCGCACCAAAGCCCTCCAGGGCCGGAGCGTGAAGGTCCGCGACGTGGAGCTCAGCGCCGAAGACAGCGCCGCCTTGAAGTCCGACTCCAAGACCCGCCAGCACACGCTGAACCGGCTGCTCTTCGACGGACCCACCAAGGACTACCTGAAGAGCGTGGAGACCTACGGCAACATCTCGGTCCTGGACACCCGGGATTACCTTTACGGACTCCAGCGCGGCCAGGAGCACGAGATCCAGCTGGAGAAGGGTGTCCGGCTGATCGCGTCCCTCGAAGCGGTGTCCGAGCCTGACGAAAAGGGCATGCGCACGGTCATGTGCACCCTCAACGGACAGTCCAGGCCCGTGGTGGTCCGCGACCGTTCCGTGGTCAGCAACGTCAAGGCCGCAGAGAAGGCCGACCCCGCCCAGCCCGGCCACGTGGCAGCCCCGTTCGCCGGCGCCGTCACCGTAACCGTCAAGCCCGGCGACACCGTGAACGCGGGAGACACCGTGGCCACCATTGAAGCCATGAAGATGGAAGCGTCCATCACGACGCCGGCTGCCGGCAAGGTTGCCCGGCTCGCCATCTCCTCGGTGGAGCAGGTCCAGGGCGGAGACCTGCTCCTGGTGATCGAGCAGTAA